From Triticum aestivum cultivar Chinese Spring chromosome 7B, IWGSC CS RefSeq v2.1, whole genome shotgun sequence:
CAAAGGAAACATTTCTAGTTGGCACGAGAACCTACGTGATAGAATCATGCTGCATGCCTCCATTGGTTCACAAGAATGCAATTAACAAATAACCAAAAGTTCCAACGAAAATTACCATGATCGAGGGTCTAGTGGATCTCGATTTGCTAGGATCATCTCTTCCACCTCTGAGGATGTCAGCGCATCTGGTCTGACTTTTgcattttttctgaatatttcctcGAATTTTCGGGGAACAAATCTACAGCTTGACATGTTTAGTATATGTATAAATTTgaataaattaataataaaaattaGCTGTATCACTTccatgtttcttttgctttataGCATGCATGGTGATATTTACCAGATATGCACATACATAAGTAGGCGATTTGAATTACCTTCCTTTGGCATCTAATGCACCTGTATCACTTCCATGCATTGCTCTGTGGATTAGGTCTATGTGAATATTAATGTGGGGCAATGGTGCATCAACCTGAATTGAACAACGAATTTTAAGTATTAAGTTCATTGTCTGTGTGCGCACATGGATGTCTGTGAGGTAGTCATACCGGGCTTGTTATAGGACCGAGGGCAGCATGCACGGAGGAGGCAGAGTCTCTAGAATATGCAGCATCACAACCAATTGCAACAAATCCTACATGATAAAATATTTTGTCATAACAATAAATATATATGAACAGAATAGTTCTGCCACGTGGGACCCAGCATATATCCCTCGGCGCAAGGATAAGGAGTATGGGCCACCATCATCAAGTCTCTTTAATGCTCAAATCAGGATAGTATCAGTCTGTTTAGCTTATTTTCAAGTTTGTTAGTGCTTCCCTTATCCTTCAGATTCAGCTTAAGAATTTCCTTTTTGAAATCCCTAGCATTTTTTTTGAGGGATCAAAATCCCTCTATGCTTATTTATATATTTTCCATCAAATTACCAATAAACATAAAAGGAGATTAGGCTCTAGCCCTAAGTCGCCGCCCTAACCAGAGGTTTGTGCCCTTACTGCACCTTGAAAGGTAAGTCTGTATGCCTCAATCGAAAACGCACTGACAGCTACTACCCGAGAAATCTTGAAGTAACAAGTTACACATGGGCCATGCAGTGGTAATTTAGGCATATTTAAAATTGATTTTTTTAACATCAGCAGATCATAATTAGTTACATGTCATAGTTGTGCTAAAAGGAAAATTTAATGTTAGCCCTTGTCCCAAATATAGTTAGTCAAAATCAAGAAGATACAAACACGGCAAACAAATTAACTTAACATGCCTTAGAATTTTCTTTCTGTTATATGGCACAAGCGGAGCATCTGAATTTGCTTTCTATATTTACAAGCGATCTAATTGAACTTAATTTCTGCTCCACAAACAGTAAACATGCTTTCTATCAAAAGAAAAGGCAGATACATGTGAGTCTAAACTCTGAACGATAACATGTTTTTACAGAATGTTTTGCATAAGCAGTTAAGCACAATCACCTTCAAATGTTTCTGTAGGAGTAATGATGCCATCCTTGTTACCGTCGAAAAAAGAGACATGTTTCTGGAGTGCCGTCATGTTAGCTATATCAGTATCTGCTGTTGCATGCCCCCCTTCCAAAAATAACGATGATATTCATCATTGTATGGTGGTAACGGTGTTTTGCTGAAAGGATTATGTCTCAGAAACAGAGTAGCTAACTGCAGCGTGTATCAAGTACTTACAGCTTAAGACCCATATAAACAGAAGAGTTGTCACCGGCGGAAGCTGTAGTGAAGCTACTACCGGGGATCTTCGCTGGCTTAACATCATCGGCACTGGGGATTTATTTGCTCTGCACCTCACAAATGGAAACACATGGCCCTGTTTAATAACTCAGAGAAGAGCTATGGATGAAGATGCCCTCTCTGTCGTAACACTGACCCCTCTTTCTCCTCCTTTCACAATGGAGTAGATACTTGTCCTTGGTGAAGTGATTCATGTGCATGGCTAGAAATCACTTGTATATTGCAGTTATGACAGTAGAAATTAGTAGGTGTAAATAGAGGACAAAATGAAGCCACATGTTGCATAGCGGTCTGCTTTGTGGTGGTCCTTTTGCTTGCTTGGCGGAAACTGAACCACAATTTAGAAGAAAGTCTGGACAAATAAAGATGACATAAACTTGGAGAACGCTATGTGCAATTCCCTTGTTTGAGTAATATACATGTCTAGTTCTACACTTCTACTAGCTGCTATGTTGTACTCACACCTtcctataatataagagcgttttgacACTACAATGGGAGTAGTAACTTGCCAACACCGCAAGGAAACATGGACTGCTAACAACTTCAGTCACACACCGTAAAGTTCTATGCCTGGAAGCGTATGCCAATCAGCACAAACGCATGCGTGTTATATAGGTTAACAGAATTGCCTGGAAGCGTATGCCAATCAGCACAAACGCATGCATGTTATATAGGTTAACAGAATTACAATATGGCGGCACGTAGTTAGTAGACTTGACCTCTAAGCTAAGCTATACATGTGTCTGTGTACGTGacaacttgtgtgtgtgtgtgtgtgtgtgtgtgtgtgtgttggtgttgtGCATCTCAGGTAATTAGAGATGATCTTTATCTTTGTATAGCTTCACCTAGGGGTCCAGACTACTAACTACCTGCCGCCGTATTGTAATTCTATTAACCTATATAACACGCACGCGTCCATCGGCATATGCTTCCATGCATAGAACTTTTCATGGTAATCAAAGCCTCACAATCATCCATGGCGAGCTCTTCAAGTTTCTTCCCCTCGTCTCCATTTGCTCATGCCGCAACCAAGAAGCTCACCAAGGAGAAACCAGGTGTTAccgtgttgggggggggggggactgtcCTCTCCGCCATCAGAGGAGCACAGATGGCGGACTACCTCGACACCATGAAGACGGTCCCTCCCATGACCATTGAGGTTGCTCCTCTGACGGGAAGACGACAACCAAGGCGCCAAACCCTGAGTTTCGGATGTGGTATGTGTAGGATCAGCAGGTCTTCTCCTACCTACTGACCACGTTGCAACGGGAGAAGGCGATCCAGGTGGCTTCCTGCCACACGGCAGCGGAGCTGTTGAACACCATGGAGGGCATGCTCACCTCCCACACTCGCCCCATGATCGTCAATGTCCGGATGGCGCTTGCGAATCTGCAGAAGGACAATGCCACCATCACCGAGTATGTGGGCAAGATCAAATCCCTCTGTGATGAACTGATGGCCGTAGGAAAGACAGTTGAAGAAGAGGACATCGTCTCCCATATCCTTGCCGGGCTCGATGAAGAGTTCACCCGGTCGTCTCCGCCATGTCCTCTCGGGTGGAGCTCATTAGTGTACCAGAGTTGTACTCTTAGCTCCTCAGCTTTCAGATCCGCATGAACCTCCACAACGGGGGCTCTCAGTCGTCTACCGACGCGGTTGATGGCGGCTGCTTCACAGAACAAACCGGCAGCGGCAGGCTGGTAGTGGTGACCGCAGCCGCAACTACCCCAACAAGCAAGGTGACGGCAATGGTGGTGACAGTGGCTGCCACTTCTCCAAGCAGGGCGCCCACGGAGACAACACTGGAAACGACGGTGGAGGCAACTACAACAACAACACTGTTGCCAAGGTGACTTGCCAGATTTGTGGCATAGTAGGACATCCATCCTGGAAGTGATGGAAAAGGTTTGATTCCTCCTATGAAGGAGGGGAGAACAAATCGGCCAACATGATCGCCTCTCGGTACGGTGTGGATACCAATTGGTATCTAGAGAGTGGAGCAACATATCACATCATCGGGGATCTGGAGAAGTTGATTGTTCGTGATCGATACACCGGCAATGAGCAGATCCATATGGAAAGTGTCTCGGGTATGACTATTGAGCATATTGGTCATTCGCAAATTCATACCCCTGATCGTGATCTCCATCTTAAAAATATACTCCATGTACCTGAGGTTAGTAAGAGTTTGATTTCCGCTAGCCATTTTGCTATTGATAATAACTTATTAGTTGAATTTCACCCATACTCTTCTAGTAAGGGATCGGGAACGAGGAAGTCCTTTAAGGTAGGCGTAGGAGGGGCCTATATCCAGTCATGAACATGGGATCACATGTCAAGAAGCAAGTGCTCAGTGCCACCAAACCTTCTTTGGATAGGTAGCACCGACATTTGTAGTTGATAGAAGTTCTAGTCACTTAAAAAAATAACCACTGCTTAACTTAATTAGATCGTAGAAGATAAGCAAGCGGGTTCGGGCAGTTAGTCCTATTTGAAGGTAAGAAGTTCGGGTAGTAAGGGCTAGGTTTATATAGGGGCTATATTTTTGATAAACATATGGTCTTGCTCATTTCTCATCAAGGACATCTGTAATCCATCATTGTTAGGAAAATTATTAGCTAATAATTTTCCTAACAATGACCGATGATGGATGGCCTAAATGTCGGTGCCACCTATCTAAGGAAGGTTTGGTGGCACTGAGCACTTGCTTCTTGATGTGTGATCCCATGTGCTTGACTGGATATAGGCCTCTCCTACCCCTGCCTTGAAGGACTTTCCTCGTTCCCCGATCCTTTACAAGAAAAGAGTACGAGTGAAATTCAACAAATGAGTTATTATCAGTAGCAAGACGGCTATCAGAAATCAAACTCATACTAGCCTCAGGTACATGGAATATATTTGTAAGATGGAGATCACGATCAGGCGTATGAATTTGCGAATGACCATTATGCTCAATAGTCATATATGAGCCACTTGCCATATGGATCTGCTCGTTCCTGGTGTACCGATCACAAATAGTCAACTTCGCCAGATCCTCGGTGATGTGATCCGTTGCTCCACTGTCCAGATACCAATTGGTATCCACACTGTACTGAGAGGTGGCCATGTTGGTCGATCTGTCCTCTCCTCCCTTGTAGGAGGAAGCAAACCTTTTCCATCACTTCTAGGCTGGATGTCCAACCTTGCCACAAATTTGGCAAGTCACCTTGGCAGCGGCGTTGTTGTTGTAGATGTCGCCGCCGTTGTTGTAGCTGCCTCTGCCGCCGTTTCTAGTACTGCCGCCGCGGGTGCCTTGCTTGGAGAAGTTGCGGCCACAGTCACCACTGTTGCCGCCGCCTTGCTTGTTGGGGAAGTTGCGTCTGCGGTCAACACTGCCGGTTTGTTCGGTGAAGGGGCCACAAGCAGCCACGTTGGCAGATGATTGAGAGCCCTGTTGCGGAGGTTCATGCGGGTCTCGAGGCTGAGGATCTGAGAATACAACTCCGGGACAGTGACGGGCTCCACCAGAAAGCACATGGCGGAGACGACCGGGTTGAACTCTTCATCGAGCTCGGCAAGGATATGGGAGATGATGTCCTAGTCTTTAACTTTCTTTCCTATGGCCAAGGGATTTGATCTTACCCACATACCCGGTGATGGTGGCGTTGCCCTTCTGCAGATTTGCGAGTGCCATTCGGACAGTGACGGTCCTGGTGCGAGTGTGGGAGGTGAGCATATCTTTCATGGTGTTCCACAGCTCCGCCGCCGTGTGGTAGGAAGCCACCTAGATCACCATCTTTCCCGACAGTGTGATCAGTAGGTAGGAGAAAATCTGCTGATCCTGCACATACCACATTTGAAACTTGGGATTTGGCGCCTGGTCGTTGTCTTCCCGTCGGAGGAGCGACCTCAATGGTCATAGGAGGGACCGTCTTCGTGGTGTCAAGGCAATCCGACATCTATGCTCCTCTAATGGTGGAGAGGACGGTTGCCTGCCACAGCACCTGGTTCCCCTTGGTGAGCTTCTCGGTTGCGGCATGAGCAACTGGAGATGAGGGGAAGGACCTTGAAGAGCCTGCCATGGATGATCGCGAGGCTAGCTCTGGTTACCATGTAAAGTTCTATGCATGGAAGTAAAGTTCTATGCATGGAAGCATATGCTGATCAGCAGGGACGCGTGCGTGTTATATAGGTTAATAGAATTATAATATGGCGGCAGGTAGTTAGTAGACTAGACCCCTAGGTGAAGCTATACAGAGATAAGGATCATCTCTAACTACCTGcgatgcacaacacacacacacacacacaccacgtaCGAGTTGTCAAGTACACAAACACATGTACACACCTATAAGCCTATCGTTTAAAACACACCATGCTCTGCAACGATACACTTACAATCAGGCTCTCAATTCTCACTGCAAGTTGAAATGTTGAATCAGCGAACACACAAAACCAAGCTACATCATTAATTTACTGATCCAACACTCGCAATAACAATAAAACACCAATAGTTTCCAAATACTTGCGCATGGTCATAACTAAGAGGGCATCTAGAATGTTTTACTTATTTGCCTTTAGCGCACTCTCCTAAAGAGCACTGGTTACAGTTTTATTATTGTACTCCAGAGGAATACTTGCCATCGTTTGAAATATTTAGGCTCCCTTTTTGTTGGAAGCAACTTCTGCAGCTCTCTTTGCTTGTCAGGACATAGGCCTAGTGTCGGCATGCATCTTGCATATCTCAAACCTCTTAAGAACAAACCTGCAACTTGTGAAGGGTTGTGAAGTTTACATTGTACCTGTAAATAAGATATGTGCTCTTATTTTTAGTCTTACATAAATTAATGCAAGAAAAGTGAGAACAGTGACACCAATACTTCATACTTGTACTATTCTCTTCCATTTATTTTATCAGATCTGGTAATGTCATTTGTCAATATCTTGTTCGATTTTCCTACACCACAGGAGCATTCTCCTGTACATCCTATAATCtgatgttgatgccattccattcACATTAAAAGGAAACTGTATGCCACGGCCAGCTTGGTATCACCTTCAGAGTTTAGACAATTATGTGAAACGAGTAGAAATTCTGAATTTGTTTTGTCTATTTACGATTAAATCATCTAGTTGAGCGTATATTCTGCTCGTCAAACAGTAGACACATTATTTTATTGAAAGAACTGCAGATTCATTCGTACATATGACTCTGAACACTCAGCAGGAACATTTTATTTTGCACAATTCATTGCGTGACCACATTCACCTTCAATGTTTCTGAAGGAGTTACAATGTCATCCTTGTTACGGTGAAAAAAAAAGAGGCGTGCTTCTGAAGCGCCGTCATGTTAGCAATATCAGGGTATGCCGTCGCATGTCCCCCTTAATAAGAAAGCTATGTGACGGTGAATGAGCATCCAACAGATGGCAATGCATGACCCTGCTTAAATAGCTCAGGGAAGAGCCAGAGATGAAGATGTTCTCTATGTGGTACTTACCCATGTTTGTTAGTAGGTACTTGTCCTCGATCTTGGTATTGAGAAATTATGATTGATGTGGTAGATGTGTTCTCTCATGTTTGTTAGTAGGTGCTTGTCCTTGATCTTGGTTTCAACGACCAGCTTTTTCTTTCATGCAGATTTGTTATTTTTTGGCAATTATGAGAGATGATATCGGTAGGCGTAGATAAAGAAGAAAACGAAGCCACATGCTGCATCGCTTCTCTGTGGTGGTCCTTGTATTTGCGGCAAAAACTAAACCACAATTTAATAGAAAGCAGGCTGGAACAATaaagaaaaaacataaactggaGACCTGTTTATTAGTTCCCACTTTAGAGTAGTAATATATGTCCAGCTCTACTAGCTGCTATGTTTCTGTAAAAAGAATTACTGGCTGCTAAACAGACTCTGCGCTGATGAACTTACAAAACTGAAATTCAGTCATACACCACGCGTTGCAAGCAAAGAGTAACAATAGTTTGTAAACAACGCAAAGGAAACATAAACTGGAAACAAATTCAGTCGTACACCACGCATTGCAAGGATACACTTACAAATAGGCTCTCAATTCTCAATATCAGACTTTTCAGGTGTGGGCACGTTTCTTGCATATCTCCTCAAACTTTTCAGGAACAAACCAGCCATCTTAATCTGTTGCATTCTTTTTGTACATCTAGATAAGACATGTGGTCTTATTTTTAGTCTTACATAAATGAGTTCAAGAAAGTGAGAACAGTGACAGGCAATACCTCATACCTGTGCATTTGTTCTTCCATTTATTTAATCAGATATGCTAATGTCATTTGTCAATATCACGTTGGATTTTCCTACGTGAGGGCATCCTATGATCTGCATGCAGGTCATAAACAACCGATGAATATTAGTGCCAGCCCATCCACCTCATGTGCTTCACATTAAATCAAATCTTATGCCACATGACGCAGCTTGGCACTCACTTGCTCGAGACAAAGGGGGAAGAGAACAAAGAGAACACACCACTCTCACCTTCTTCCCTTAACTTTTTGTTTCATATTGAGGAGGTGGTTCGGCAGTTGTGTATCCATGTCATACAGAGTTTTACAATTATTTTGTTCTGTCACTGACTCGTATCTATCTCTTCACATTTGCACAATTCTTTCTCTTTTATTGTaatatatattactccctctgttcacaaatataacaTGTTTTAATTTTTTCtgaatctttttttttttgcggaaactTTTTTCTGAATCAAATATATTTATAGATACATTTTAATGTGTGTGTTGACTCACTTCagtccgtatgtagttcatactgACATGTCCAAAATATCTTATATCTGTAAACGGAACGGTATTTGCTATGTTTCTAGATAAGTGCACTAGCAGGTAAACAAATCTCACCTCAAGATGTGTTCCTCTATTCATGCAAAAGTTCAAGTTGATAGGAAAAGGTGGACAATGCGGTAATACTTCAATAGTGTGTGTTGTGTTAGTAGAAATAAACAGTAAAATTTGTGGTGAAACTAAACACCAATTTAATGGTAATCTGAGTAAAAGCAATAAAATTCAGTGcctctttggtttgtaggatttcaAATATAGGGAATATACTAGAATAGGATGTCATAATATTGTAGATTCTACATGGATAAGAACACAATAATAATAGTTGAAGAACACAATAATAGTAGTTGTTTGGTTGCACCAGATGAAAAATGCAGAAATATTTTTAGAGATTCATGTCTTCTTTGGAGGACTCGTTCTTTTGGACCAAATAGATTTTATATAGAAAGAACTTATGAAATTCTATATAATTCCTTTGGACGAAAAAGGTTCTCACATTTTTCACCAGCGATAAATGGAGTAAAATATAACAATGGACAATGGTCATGAGGTGATGCCGCTGCACGCTGCACATTGTTGTGCAACTTCTTGCATGAAGTACGTTTGTGGAGACATAAAACGAACACCAATGTTAAGACTTATAAGTAATTGGAAACATCCTAATTTGCAAACAACTGCAATATCTAGATAAACAGGGCTTTGAATTCTCATTCCATAAaagaacaaacaaacaaacacacgAAATCAAATCACAACATTAATTTACAGAACCATACTCTCAAGCACACCATAATTTACGCATACTTGCGCATAATCACAAATAAGAGGGTATTGGGATAGTTTTCATCATTTCTTCTTGGCATATTCTTTAGCTTGCTTCCTCTCTTGCTCCAACTTCACAAACAGGCTGCCATCGTAGACTGCCCTGACGGTCTCTTTGTGAAGAAATCCCTCCTTATCTTTGCACAGCGAGTAGAGAACTTTCCACTCCGTGAAGCCACCCACTCTGCATTGTTGGTtccagaaaaggaaaataatgagCTAAAGAGCACAGCTTACATTTCCATTGTTCATACTCCAGATGAACGGAAACTTACCGTCCTTTCAAATCGTTAGGCTCCCTGTTTGCTTGAAGCAACTCATTCAGTTCTTTGCCTGTCAGCGCATCAGGCCTGGTGTGAGCATGCTTTTTGAATATCTCTTCAAACTTTTCAGGAACAAACCTGCAAGTTGGATAGACGACTGTAAAGTCAGCAAATACGCGCCCAAGCTCTATTATCTTTGCATGTCTAGATAAGACATGGGCTTTAGAGTTGTGTTGCTATCTTCCTCTTCTTTTAGTTGGCATCGGACGGCGCAATTTATCGGTAGTTCAACTTCTCTACACGTCATAGTAACACTGCCCTATGCCACAATACCTTAACTAATCTCATGCGACTCACATTGGCCAGTAGTTTATTGTTGAGTGTGCGGCACTGTGGTATCTCTTCCATCAGAGTTTAGACAAAGGGGAAAGAACAAAGACAACACACCACTCCTAGCTGCTTCTCGTTTCATATCAAGAGGTGGTTTGACAGTCATGCATCCATATCATAAGGCGGCATGACTACTTTAGATTCTTTTAGGTTTTATTAGGGAGTTGCGACTAACATCTAtgtcagtctctctctctctctctctctctctctctctctctctctctctctctactattaTTTCAATATATCAGTAAGAATTTACAGAAATCAGGAACACTacttatgacagaaaatgggacaGTATTATGTTCATTTGACCAATCTGAATATTTATATTTCGATACTCCAAGTTAGAGAAGTTTAATCACATGGTTTGTAGGACAGCATCTACTTAATTTGAAATGGAGGTAGGGCGGCGATGTGCACATAAACAAATATGAGATGGCAGCTAGTACCTTCCATTGGCATCGTACACGCCCGAATCGCTCCCATGCTTGCCCTTGTGGATGTTCTTTACGTAGATCGGAAACTTGAAAGCTCCAACCTTCATGTTCTCCTGCAGCAGTAATGACACACACGCGATGGTTAATAATTAACGAAGGATTCAGCCAATCAGCACTGAACCAATCCCCAATTAATGTTAGGTCCTTCTGTAAAGACTGAACAGATCGATAAACTGGAAAAGCCTGACAGTGCTCCTTTGTTCAGTGTTTTCGTTTTCTTCTCTGAAAAAAGCAAGGGTGAATAATGCATCTTTTCTGTGTTGGCGTGTACAAATCCTCACGCTAGGAATATATCTTCTGTTTCTCGGCCAGAGGTGGCCTAGTCAGACGGCACTCCGTCGAATACTCTGAACCAAGCTCATCTGTCGCAGCAGCATCTAACCACGAGGTAGAATTAGATACGCCCGATTTACTTACCTCAATCCTCTGCTCTGTCCGGGAAGGCAAAATATTTGGTCTCTTTTGGGAGCGGCAAGGGTTAATTTGTAGATGGTCACGTGGGAAACTCGATCGTCTATGAAAGAGATATAGCTGGAGTTCAGTTGGGCCAATCTAAATTATATAGGATGTACTTGCATTGCATGTTACCATTGCCTGCTTAGAATAAGGAAAGTGCACTAGATCTCTTGCTAAAGTCTCTTTGTCTCGTTCTATAAAGGAATTTATAGCTAAATCATTGGCTATTCATTTCTCTTTGCGACCGAACCCATGCTGCATGAACTAACATGCATGTTCATTGGTCTATGCTCATGTGCGTCTCAACACATGGTGCATGCATATGCTAACCTGGCGATGTATTTCTAGTGCTGAGGTAGTCGTATGCGCATATGTGTGTTTTAGTAATGCCTGTTGCTAAGCCATTTGTAGATCTCGATGCCGTTTAGTTACGAGCCCTTTGACCAATGAGCAACTAACTTTTGAATCTCGTGCAGCCGTTTATTTATGCTGCCCTCCATCTAAATCAAGCAACCATCTAGTTTGTGCTCTGTCCTTGTGTTGCTGGGATATTTGTTAACCAACTATGCAGAAGTAGTGAATTTATGCTCGGGTGACTAAGTTTCTTGTGGTGGAACCTGTC
This genomic window contains:
- the LOC123159773 gene encoding probable peroxygenase 4, whose amino-acid sequence is MMLSQRRSPVVASLQLPPVTTLLFIWVLSWGHATADTDIANMTALQKHVSFFDGNKDGIITPTETFEGFVAIGCDAAYSRDSASSVHAALGPITSPVDAPLPHINIHIDLIHRAMHGSDTGALDAKGRFVPRKFEEIFRKNAKVRPDALTSSEVEEMILANRDPLDPRSWSAPVNEWGLTYKLASDKDGFLHKDSVRGIYDGSVFVKLEEKRRSLRSEV
- the LOC123161645 gene encoding probable peroxygenase 5, yielding MASKSAVTPGGQPKGKEEPSSMADVYNHELTPLQKHVAFFDRNKDGVIHPSETYEGFRAIGCGVALSAFSAVFINGLLGPKTIPENMKVGAFKFPIYVKNIHKGKHGSDSGVYDANGRFVPEKFEEIFKKHAHTRPDALTGKELNELLQANREPNDLKGRVGGFTEWKVLYSLCKDKEGFLHKETVRAVYDGSLFVKLEQERKQAKEYAKKK